Within the Bacillus sp. FSL K6-3431 genome, the region GCTATTTCCGAAGCAAATGAAGTATAAGCAACAAATTCGTTTAGTACAAACTTTTGCCCAATAAAAGAGGCTGCCTTTAATGCTTCATCCCACGGAATTCCAATAAGAAAGGCGAATGGAAAGAATAGATAACCTAATATCTGTTCCAGCGTTAAAGAATCATATCCAAAGATTCCGCCGATTGCTCCAATAATCATATTAACTAAAAAGATAAGCGATATAAATGCAAGTAACAATGCACCAACACTAACGGCTATTTTTAATCCGTCCATAGCCCCGCGGGATGCTGCATCAATAACATTTTTAGATTCCTCATCTTTGGCCATTTGAATACGATTGTCCGTGTTTAATCGTTCTGTTTGGGGAACGATTATTTTTGCAAATAACAATCCCGCCGGAGCGCCCATAAATGCTGCAGCTAATAAATAATCAAGCGGAACACCCAGCGTGGCATATCCGCCTAAAACGGCCCCTGAAACGCAGGCCATTCCTCCTACCATGACGGCAAATAATTCTGATTTTGTCATTTTATCAATATACGGTTTTATAACTAATGGAGCTTCTGTCGGACCAAGAAAGATATTGGCAGCAGCTGACATCGATTCAGGCTCACTTGTCTTAAGAACTTTTGCCAAAAGCCCACCGATGATCTTGGTGGCAAACTGCATAACTCCTAAATAATAGAGAACCGATATTAATGAAGCAAAGAAAATAATAATAGGCAACACTTGTAATGCAAAAGTAAATCCTGCGTTTTCCGCGCTTAAAATTCCGCCAAACATGAACTGAACTCCAGCATCAGATGAGTCAATCACTTTTTGCACAATGCCTGAAATGACTTGAAGTATTTTTCTTCCAAATTCCCATTTCAACACGATAAAAGCAAAAATAAGTTGTATGGCTAAAGCGCCTATTATAGTTCTTAAATTAATAGATTTACGTGCTGTTGATAAGGCTATTGCAATGGATAAAATACCGATAATGCCAATGATTCCCCAGATGTATTGCATAGCTGCTCTCCCGTCATGGTAAAATTAAGTAAATAGTAATAATGTTTAATAGCTCATTTATAGTATTGAACGCAATACATCAAATAACATTGCTTCGAAAGCATCACGATTAATACCTTCACATACACGAACATTTTTTTCACGTTCTAAACGATTGTTTACATCAACAAGGCTGTACCCTCTTGTGAGTTCGCCAGTTAATTCAATGTCTACATGGTAAAGATTAGATTTGGTCATTATTTCTTCATTTGCTGCAACAGCAGCTAAGAGTGTATCTGGATGTGTTGTACCATTTAATCGGTGTACACTTTTATTAAACTTCATCACAACCTGGTTGATATCTGTGAAAAACTTTGACCCTTTTGTTGCTAATGCTGCAATGGCTTCATGATCATTGTCATCCATAATCGAGTATTTCGTACACATTTCCCAACCAACCATTGTAATTGGAATCCCTGAATGAAGAACAATTTTTGCAGCTTCGGGATCAACCCAGAAATTATATTCCGAGCTTGGAGTAATGTTCCCTAGGGCATTATTTGTTCCGCCCATAATGTAGAGATGGGGAATTTTCGGAACGATTGTCGGGTCTTTTTTAATTGCCATTGCTATATTTGTTAAAGGAGCAATGGCAATTAAATGAATATCTCCCGGATATTTATGAGCTGTTTCGATAAGGTAATCAACCGCATGTCCCTCGGCAGGTCGCTGTATGGCTTTTACAAAGAATGAATCTCCCATTCCATCTTTTCCATGAACATCTTCTACCGTGCGATGCTCTTTTTCGCCTAGCCCCATTAATGGACGCTCATAACCTTTATACACAGGCACTTGTCCACCCTTACCAGCAACTTCAATCGTATAAAGGGCATTTTCTACTTGCTGATCAAATTGGACATTTCCGCCTGTTATCGTAATTCCTTCAACTTGAAAATAATGAAGGGCAGTTAATATGGCAATCGTGTCGTCCCCAGCTGTATCCGTATCAATAATGACTCGTTTTTTCTCAATCATTTGGAATTTCCCCCGCTTACTTGCTTAGCTAATTCCGTCATATAATCAAAGAAAGCATCACGGTTCACGTCATAAACTACATTTACTGGGCGACCATCAGGTGTTTCAACTGTACGTCCCTGGCTTCGTCCATCTGTGATGACAATACTATTAACCGTTTTTACTTTAACAAGATCGGTATTGCCAATAAATGCAGTCGTTAACACGTCCCATAAATAATAGGTAGAATTTGTTTTAAAATGAACGAGCGGTGGTACCATCGCATAACATTGTCCAAGGAAATCAATACCAATATATTTACGCTCTCTTGCCCAACGTTCACGCACATCCAAAGTCAAAGGTACTTGATTTGTGCTTTCAAGCGCGACTAAATCAATTTCTATGTTCGTTTTCCATACACGACCTGCAGCTTCTGGGTCCCAAAATACATTCCATTCTGCTGTTCCATCATGTTCAGGTTCATGAACATTGCCGTCCTCACGGAAAGTGCCACCCATCCATACTAGTCTTTCAATTTTTTCTTCAATATCTGGAGCTTCATCTAAAGCACGAGCAAGGTCAGTAAGAGGACCAGTGAATAATAAAGTTGTTTTTTCTGGAGTATTGCGAATCGCATCGATCATATGAAGATGTGCTGGCTTTTCCGCTACTGGCGTAATAATTTCTCCGGATTCGTTTAAAATCGGCAGTGCATCTACCAAAAATGCGTGCATTCTCCAATCTTTTGGGAATGGGTTTTTTCCACGTGAATTTGACTCAGCTACATCGAGGCCAGCGTTTCCAAAACGATCAATGATTTTTCGGCTTGCAAATACCGCTGGCTCTAAATAACAATCTGCTGGGATAAC harbors:
- a CDS encoding NupC/NupG family nucleoside CNT transporter, with translation MQYIWGIIGIIGILSIAIALSTARKSINLRTIIGALAIQLIFAFIVLKWEFGRKILQVISGIVQKVIDSSDAGVQFMFGGILSAENAGFTFALQVLPIIIFFASLISVLYYLGVMQFATKIIGGLLAKVLKTSEPESMSAAANIFLGPTEAPLVIKPYIDKMTKSELFAVMVGGMACVSGAVLGGYATLGVPLDYLLAAAFMGAPAGLLFAKIIVPQTERLNTDNRIQMAKDEESKNVIDAASRGAMDGLKIAVSVGALLLAFISLIFLVNMIIGAIGGIFGYDSLTLEQILGYLFFPFAFLIGIPWDEALKAASFIGQKFVLNEFVAYTSFASEIANLSPKSVVMISFALCGFANLAAIALLIGGLGGMAPSRRQDIAEMGLRAIIAATLANLLSAAIAGMLV
- a CDS encoding nucleoside hydrolase; amino-acid sequence: MIEKKRVIIDTDTAGDDTIAILTALHYFQVEGITITGGNVQFDQQVENALYTIEVAGKGGQVPVYKGYERPLMGLGEKEHRTVEDVHGKDGMGDSFFVKAIQRPAEGHAVDYLIETAHKYPGDIHLIAIAPLTNIAMAIKKDPTIVPKIPHLYIMGGTNNALGNITPSSEYNFWVDPEAAKIVLHSGIPITMVGWEMCTKYSIMDDNDHEAIAALATKGSKFFTDINQVVMKFNKSVHRLNGTTHPDTLLAAVAANEEIMTKSNLYHVDIELTGELTRGYSLVDVNNRLEREKNVRVCEGINRDAFEAMLFDVLRSIL
- a CDS encoding nucleoside hydrolase codes for the protein MTKKQIYFNHDGGVDDLVSLFLLLQMDNVELTGVSVIPADCYLEPAVFASRKIIDRFGNAGLDVAESNSRGKNPFPKDWRMHAFLVDALPILNESGEIITPVAEKPAHLHMIDAIRNTPEKTTLLFTGPLTDLARALDEAPDIEEKIERLVWMGGTFREDGNVHEPEHDGTAEWNVFWDPEAAGRVWKTNIEIDLVALESTNQVPLTLDVRERWARERKYIGIDFLGQCYAMVPPLVHFKTNSTYYLWDVLTTAFIGNTDLVKVKTVNSIVITDGRSQGRTVETPDGRPVNVVYDVNRDAFFDYMTELAKQVSGGNSK